Within Thermodesulfovibrionales bacterium, the genomic segment TTTTTCAGGAGAGCTCAACCGCTAATCCTGCATCGGCTTTATGAACAGGAAATAGGTCATCGTCCAGTTGCCGAGGATGATAAAGATCGTCGCAACAATGCTTTGCAGGGCCAAGGCCGACATACCTGTCAGCGAGTGTCCGACAGTTCAGCCGCCGGCTATGGCAGCGCCGAAGCCCATCACAAGGCCGCCGAGAAAGACCCTGATCAATTCATCGACCTGCTTTGGCGCGGTCCACTTGAACTCGCCAAGTCCTTTTGAGCTGAGGTACGCCCCTATCGGAACACCTATCACGTAAAGGGCGCTCCACGAAGCCACACCGACACCGAAGAGATTGAATACCACGTCATTTTTTGCACCGCTGTTGCCGACGAGGACAAACATGAGGAACTCAGCAAGAGGGCCTGAGAAGGACAAGCCCCTTGCCCGGCCGCCCCACTGGTATGATGCCCACCATGCCACAACAACCAATACTCCGACGAGCAACCCGCCGACAGACCATGACCAGCCCTTCTTCGGCCCTTTGCCAAAAGGCTTTCCCTTCAGCACAACAGGGATGATGATAGCAGCGACGACGGCGATAACGACCCATTTCACCGTCATACCGCCGCCGACGAGGTCCCACAGGGCAGGGCTGGTTATAGCATCCTCACCCTGGCCGATCGAAACCTTGAATTGCTTGATGATCTGTGCAAGGGGTTTCAGGGGGCCATGCAAGGTTGCGATCAGAGATACACCGAAACCAAAGGTTGCTATGACAGCGGCAAACTGGCCTTCACCCTGTTTGTAGAGCACGCCACTTCCGCACCCGCCGGCCATAACAATGCCGACGCCGAAGATGTAGCCGCCGACAATAGCGGCAAGAGGGGCAAAGGCCTGACGAGTCAAACCGTCTTGACCCATGAACCCGAATTGCTCTAGGAGATTGGAACCGATCACGGCCACCAGGAGAGCCAGAAGCCATGAACGAAACAACGTAAGGTCATTAACAAAGATCACGTCTCTGAATGCTGAGTTCATTCAATATCTGCCGCGCTGGAGAACAAAGCCGAAGAGAGTGCCTACCAGGAGCGCACTCAGTACCGTAATGATACTCGCTGTCGCTACCTCTTCCATTCACTACACCTCCTCATGGTATTTGCGGCCACTCCATGGGCCCTCATTCTTCTCAGCGGTGGCCTATCGCAGGAGTCGAGGACTCCTGGTAATCTCAGCTAGTATGGCAGCACGTGGTCGTACTGCAACAGTCTCTCCGCAATCTCCTCTACAGGTATAACCTCACCCTGTCCATTCTCATCATAATTTGTATAGACCTTAAGGCCCATCTCTCTGATCATTTCGAGGCCGAATCTCACCTCTTCCGTATCTGCCAATCTTCTGTCAAGGATAAAGATATTCACATCATCGTTCAGAATAGTCAACCCGATGCCCATTCGTAAAGCCTCAGCCTGTCGGTCCCTGACGATGACAGCAATTCTCTTCATCGACATAAAAGATAATAGAAAGGAGACAAAAAAGACAATAAAAAAGCCTTATCAATCAATAAATCGGGTTTATGAACATGACGGTGAAAGAACTTCCTGTAATCCTTGTTTCGCCGAACAACCCCATCTAATCTTCACCCTCCTCATTCGGCTGACCGGATGAGAGTACTCCTGAATCTTCAAATTCAGAGGCCGTTGTTTCGTACCGTGCCTGACACTCGATACAGCGGAGAGCAAAGGGCATGGCATTCAATCTTCCAACAGGAATTTCTTCCCCGCAATCCTCGCAGATCCCGTAGGTACCGTCCTCGGCCCTGAGGAGGGCTTTTTCTATCGCCTTGAGCTGTGTGCGGTGACGACCTAATCTTGCAGCCTGCATCACATCCCTCCACGCCATGTCTGCCAGGTCTGCATCATCATGACCGCCGTTATAGTTGTCTCCCTCCTTCAGGATTTGACCGATCTCCGTCTTCGCTTCCCGGATAATCTCCTGCCGCATGAGCATGAGTTTTTTTCGTACGCCTTCAAGCCTGTCATCTTTCTTTTTCATGTCGCTCCTCTTTATCTCTCTTCCCTTCTTCGTTTGCGCCACATTCTATTATAAAGAATCTCGTCAAAGATCTTCTCGATGATCTTCTCTTCTCCGGAGGTCAGCACGTCCCGGCGCTCCATATTTTTATTCCCTCTCTTTACATATCGAAAGGCGCATGCAAAAACTTAAGCAGCATCAGTCTCGGCCCTTCAATCGATGAGACACATGAGTCGTGAATTCGCCCAACAACTTGTATCTTGAAGACCCGTTTGGTATTCTGACCTTGAATAGGAAGTCCCTTTTGATCATCTCATGGCGGCCCGATGCCCCATGGAGATCAACACATTGACACAACACATTGACGTGAGGAGGAGAGATATGAAGAAAGAAATGTACACGGCGATCGTCCTTCAGGGCGGCGGCGCCCTCGGCGCATACGAATGCGGCGTCATGAAGGAGCTCTATGAGTCCAGGGGCCCAAACTTTAAGCCTGACGTTATAACAGGGATATCCATAGGGGCTATCAATGCCGCGATCCTTGCCGGTTCCGAGAATCCGGCCGCGACTCTCGAACATGTCTGGCGTGAAGGCTTTTCGCTGCTCACACCCCTGCCTGCCTTTC encodes:
- a CDS encoding TraR/DksA family transcriptional regulator; protein product: MKKKDDRLEGVRKKLMLMRQEIIREAKTEIGQILKEGDNYNGGHDDADLADMAWRDVMQAARLGRHRTQLKAIEKALLRAEDGTYGICEDCGEEIPVGRLNAMPFALRCIECQARYETTASEFEDSGVLSSGQPNEEGED
- a CDS encoding YeeE/YedE family protein; its protein translation is MNSAFRDVIFVNDLTLFRSWLLALLVAVIGSNLLEQFGFMGQDGLTRQAFAPLAAIVGGYIFGVGIVMAGGCGSGVLYKQGEGQFAAVIATFGFGVSLIATLHGPLKPLAQIIKQFKVSIGQGEDAITSPALWDLVGGGMTVKWVVIAVVAAIIIPVVLKGKPFGKGPKKGWSWSVGGLLVGVLVVVAWWASYQWGGRARGLSFSGPLAEFLMFVLVGNSGAKNDVVFNLFGVGVASWSALYVIGVPIGAYLSSKGLGEFKWTAPKQVDELIRVFLGGLVMGFGAAIAGG